Within Vigna unguiculata cultivar IT97K-499-35 chromosome 2, ASM411807v1, whole genome shotgun sequence, the genomic segment gcgtgagAGAGATTGCCATGTAAATGCATGATAAGGAAAGCCAAATCTCATGATGGCGGTGTCAAAATCAAGCAAATTATGCAATCTGAAAAAGTTGAAACATAGAGACACGTACACCAAGGATTGAATAAGGTTCAAATCAGTAGTATATTGTTTccaatgtttttgttttgtatcaAACATCAAATGAACCAGACTGTTACAACAGAATGAGTTCAGAAAGGAAAGATTGAATAGTTCCATCCACACTAGTTTCCCTGATTGGTTCGTTTTTATGTAAAACTTGTACAATGGTACTATTTTACTGTAGAGTTATATGCACGAGAGGGAACCCAAAAAGCACTGTCCActtcttctcttttcatttccctacatatatatatatatatatacataattttttttttttgaactttgGAGTTACATATGTATAACTATAATGTCCCAAGAGAAGCATATGTACGCACCCACATGGCATGACATGACCCAGTTCATCAGTACATAAGATTATGGACATCAACTGTGTTGTGTTGtggataatttattttattttatttattaatttaatggaGAGTGAAAGTAGTTCTAGAAATCTGCAATGTTGCAGAAGAAAATGAATTTTGTGTGTGGTTGAGGATTAATAAGTTGAAAGGTACATATAACCAAAACAGAGTTTGAGAAGAAgggttttactttatttttctgtttttggtGACTGCTGTTGTGTTGAAAGTGCAGGCATGCGAAGAAAGAATTAGAAAAGAGCTTTTAGGATATCCCTTTTCTCTCAACActgtatattttgaaaatctttgtcACATAGGGTATAGTCTTCATTGCACACGCATCATCTACTTCACAAGTACAACTTCAAAACTTCTACTTCTCATATGagtttatgaaaattataaaaagcaaaaatgaaaaacagaaaattttTATGTATTGGTTGGGAATGATGAGAAGTTGAGAAATACATTTTTGCACTCCCTCCATGTCCACAAACATGAACATAATGTACATAACATGCTTGTTCTTATAAGTACATAATATCTTGGTAACTTACAACATTTCTCACTATAAAACGATATATTCAAGTAGTTAAAAGATGCATTAGATTTAGTTTCATATGTGTATGACTATaaacactaaaagaaaataaaaaaaatgtattggaagtgtttctcaattaaaattattaaaacaactttttttttgtcaaattctAAATCAAGAATTATAATAGACTTCTaaaagaatttaatattattaaattcaaaacATGTAAACGCATAGgggtttttaaaatatagaatatgattttacataatttactttataaaaaatattaaaatatccaCTTACTATTTAAGAAtatacttttaagaaaaaaaaattaatatatttattaaattttatataaatattttatttataaaattaaataataataatattaaaccaagtttttttttacatttacaaAACTacacatttaaaagaaaaaaaaaatctatacattttgtcttattttttggtaaaacctataattttgaatttatataagaAGGATATAGAAAGTTAGtaataaacattataaatagaatttgatgttaaagtttataattaacaattaatttgaataatgattaaaatatatttatttatgtagaTGTTGATAGAAGTACAAAATATCTTGATAGGTTTAGAGTAGAGTTTTGTACATAGTATATAAAAATGTGGGTAGGGGCCATTTTGTGATATCTCTCTCCATGAAAAGAAGAACCTATTGAACTCCCAAATGACAACCCGCATCATTCCATTCCATTCCATTCCATTGCCATTCATTCATTCTTTCATTCAGAACATCTACTTTTCTACTTTTTTGCTTTCCTTCCATCCAATatatcatttcatatttttctaccTTTTTCTGTATTTCATTATACCTGGTCATGCCTTTTCGTCCAAGTAATTCCTGATAGTACCCTCACTTTCTAAGCTCTCTTTTGTCCCTTCCCTTTTTATGAACACCACTCTGTCAACCTCAGTCCTTATCTCCCAGATATTTTTTCTGATTTTCTCTCTTTATCACTCCATGTACTATGTGCCTGTGCCTCCTGTGCCTCCTCATCTATTATCTCACACCTATTATAATAACTTCATATCATCTTCATTCCAATTCCATCCCATTCTATTCATGCACTCTCCCTCCTCACTTCACCTACCTCTCtatccaacaacaacaacaacaaacaacattgttttttgttctttgttctttgttcgGTTccctttgttttgttttgtttccagTACTCATGATGGAACCTCAACAACCACAAGGGAGCCAACCAAACGAGGAGGGTGGCAGTGGAAAAGGGGGCTTTCTGAGCAGGCAAAGTAGTACACGGTGGACTCCCACCACCGACCAGATAAGAATATTGAAGGACCTTTACTACAACAATGGAATTAGATCCCCAAGTGCAGAACAGATTCAGAGGATCTCTGCTAGGCTGAGGCAGTACGGTAAGATTGAAGGCAAGAATGTCTTTTATTGGTTCCAGAACCACAAAGCTCGAGAAAGGCAGAAGAAAAGGTTCACTTCTGATAATGTCCCCATGCAAAGACCTCCTGCCCCAACTAATGCTGCTCCTTGGAAACCTGATCATGATCCTCCTATTCATACCCACTATTCTAACATTTCTTCCACAGGGATCTCTTCTGCATCATCTTCTTCGGTTGAGATGATCACCGTCTCCCAGATGGGGAATTACGGCTATGGTTCTGTTCCCATGGAGAAAAGTTTTAGGGTAAGTTATAAAACTTTGGATTTTACATATTACCCTCATGAACTTTCTGTATTTTTTACTCTCCTACCCTTGTTCATCATTGCACATGATGCATTAAAATGGAAAGTTCCATTAAAGGAAGAACCTACCCCACTCATCTCTTCAATCTTCTAAAACGACAAGGcaaaaacattttcatgaaataaAAGCTACATTTCTGTTGAAGCCAGGAACTTACAGCATTCAAAGTTCAAACAGTACCTCACCAGCTCATAACTAGTTACCTGATTTAGAGAAATGTTTTGTACAAAGAGCTAAACTAAGTGCTCTAAGTGTTTGTTAATTCTTCATTTGTTTTGAACCATTATAGTTTTTTTCAGGACTGTTCAATATCTGCTGGGGGTAGCAGTGGCCATGTTGGAATAAACCACAACTTGGGATGGGTTGGCGTGGATCCTTATTCCTCACCCTATGCCAACTTCTTTGGCAAAATAAGGCCAACTGAAGAAACcctggaagaagaagaagaacaagaagagGATGGTGCTGCTGAGATTGAAACTCTTCCTTTATTTCCTATGCACGGTGAGGACATTCATGGCTATTGCAACCTCAAGTCTAATAACTCTTACAACTACGATGGAAACGGCTGTTATCATTCTGAAGACGGCTTCAAGAATGGTTCTCGTGCTTCTTTGGAGCTCAGTCTCAATTCCTACACTCGCAGATCTCCAGATTTAGCTTAAGTATCATATATATGTACACACTCAACTCAActtagtaattattataattacaagaAGATGATAACATTTCCTGATTAGTTATCATGTTAAGATTAACTGTAGTTATTAATGTCTGTGTGGCTGTTTAGTcagttatgttttatgtttaatgaGTGGACAAATGTAATGATCTCTAATTGTGTTCAGTGAGCAGTTCCCAAACTGACACATGTCATGAGCAGGGAACTTAATGGACTGACACTGACTAATTAATCATAGTTATCTTATTTTGTCCATCTTCCCAAACATTCTTTCATTAATTTGCTAATTGAAATGATTGGCTTTtgaacaacaataattaataatagtgaTGATGGAAGATAAGCTTATCTGAAACTGACCATacataaaacaaacataaaaccaagaacaataCTTAATCACATGCATGCAGCTATAGACTCTCACCATATTGTCATGTACTTTGACCTTGAATCCTGagattttttatgaataaatgaTGCAATAATGACTTAAGTATCATTGTTTTTAACGTTCCTCATTACTCAATTGTTTTGCTCTTGAAGCAACAAATATTGCCTTGTTCACAGtattaatttcttcatcttccccAACTTCAATATAACACATCTGTTGGGGTTAATAGAACGTTGTCCTCGTTTATTCTACAGAAAGTAGCATGTTCAGGTAACTATAAAATTTGAACAGAAACAAATACAACGTTGATGAAAAATTGGATTTCTTTATCGATTGGAAGTTTTATTCCTATGTTTTCTCAATTTTCacattgaatttgaattaatGTGATTCtttttatcatcaaaatatTATAGTTTGTCAAAAAGAATATGAATTAAAACATGAACAATAGATTCGAGTGTATGCATATAAGTAACCTAAACAGTTTGTTCTTTTCACAAATCTGAAAAATTATAGATTCCAAAcaataacattatttatatttataattaagtaaCTACAATATATGAAAAAACGAATAGAGCTGATTTGATGATTGTATTCGGtggaaatattttttacacaACTGGTTTATATGAACAACACTGAAGAAGGaagacattaaaaaaaataccagtgataaaaatataaagaaagtaATTACAAAAACTTGCTTAACATTATTGGTACAAATTAGTTATTGcctttcttacttttttttcatatgtgTGTTTTCTAGAAATATTATAGTAGGATATACATTATCGAGCACATAACtctatatttttacaatatttctTATTAATGTTACGGTGAGAAACTATATTTTTCTCCTGACAAATGATGTTTCTTAGAATTTCTTGTTTAGCAATGAACATAAACTACTTTGCACAGTGTTACTCTATAGTTTATGTATTTACCTATGATGAAAATTCATTAGAGGAAAGATGAACATATTATACGTATTTAAGGTTCCAAGAgttttaatcattatatttaaacaataaataagcAGAATACGAAAATATCGTTTGTATTTAGAATTTAAGAATAAAGAGGGagagatattttaaaaattaattgttttcgGTCTAACTTCTATTTCAGCTTACACAACAATTATTACATATATCGGAATAAATTTGTCTACCTTAGTGCGCGACCTTTGTgccaaaatattatatatatcagattaaattcattcattttagtACAGGGTTCACCTTTGGGTTAGAAAATATTACATATGTCAGATTAAATCTGTTTGCTTTAGTGCAGGTTGATTAATGCAagaaaatattacatatattaaattaaatctgTTCACCTTAGTATGAGGTTGACTTTCGtgcaagaaaatattaaatatatcgAATTAAGTTTGTTTGTTTCGTGTTagaaaatattacattaatatcagattaaatttatttgctttAGTGTAGGTTTAGCCTACGTGCCAACAAATTTACATATATCGACTTAAATTTTTGCGCCCCACTGCGAAGTTCACCTTCATGCCAGGAATTATTACATAtattgagttaaatatatttggcTTAGTGCAGGGTTAGCTTTCATGCTAGAAATTATTACATATACGTGATTAAATTTATTCGTCTTAGTGTAAGGTTGGCCTTAGTGCCAAGAAATATTACATATATCAGATTAAATTCGTTCATCATAGTGCGAAATATtacatatatcaaattaaatttggtcacctTAGTACATGATTAGTCTTCAtgccaaaaattattttatatattggttTAAATTTGTTCACTTTAGTGTGAGATTGACATTCGTGACAGAAATATATTGGATTAAATTCATTGGCGTTAGTGTGGGGTTGACCTTTGTGCAagaaaatattacatatatagGATAAAGCATGTTCGTCTTAGTGAAAAGTTAGCCTTAGTGTTAGgaattattacatatataagataaaattcatTGATCGGGGTTGACTGTTGTgttaaaagttattataatatcaaactaaattttttagatTCAGTGCAGGATTAACCTTTACGggtaatattttgaattaattcTGTTTGCCTAATTGTGAGATTGACCTTCGTGTAAGGACTAAATACATATATAAGATGAAATTTGACCGCCTTAGTGCGAAGTTGGCCTTGGTGCTagaaagtattatatatatcGAATTGTATCCGTTTGTTTTAGAGTGGGATTGACTTTCAAGAAATATTCTATGTATCGTATTAAATTTA encodes:
- the LOC114174617 gene encoding protein WUSCHEL; protein product: MMEPQQPQGSQPNEEGGSGKGGFLSRQSSTRWTPTTDQIRILKDLYYNNGIRSPSAEQIQRISARLRQYGKIEGKNVFYWFQNHKARERQKKRFTSDNVPMQRPPAPTNAAPWKPDHDPPIHTHYSNISSTGISSASSSSVEMITVSQMGNYGYGSVPMEKSFRDCSISAGGSSGHVGINHNLGWVGVDPYSSPYANFFGKIRPTEETLEEEEEQEEDGAAEIETLPLFPMHGEDIHGYCNLKSNNSYNYDGNGCYHSEDGFKNGSRASLELSLNSYTRRSPDLA